One window of the Gemmatimonadaceae bacterium genome contains the following:
- a CDS encoding sigma-70 family RNA polymerase sigma factor → MTQLLTAWRNGDSSAADQLLPLVYDELHRAAARAMRGEAVGHTLQPTALVNEVYLRLVDQSRAGWQNRAQFFGVAAQVMRRVLVDHARARCSEKRGGGARAITLDDVHDASQASASSSAVDILALHEALEKLATLDPGQARVVELRYFTGLNIDETAEALGISPATVKREWAVARAWLRRELSDT, encoded by the coding sequence GTGACCCAACTCCTGACGGCATGGAGGAATGGGGACAGCTCAGCCGCCGATCAGCTCCTGCCTCTCGTTTACGACGAGCTGCATCGGGCGGCCGCACGCGCAATGCGCGGAGAGGCAGTGGGGCACACCCTTCAGCCGACTGCGCTTGTAAACGAGGTCTATCTCCGACTGGTGGACCAGAGCCGTGCCGGGTGGCAGAACCGCGCACAGTTCTTCGGCGTGGCCGCGCAGGTGATGCGTCGGGTCCTCGTAGATCACGCACGGGCTCGCTGCTCCGAGAAACGCGGCGGCGGAGCGCGCGCGATCACGCTCGATGATGTGCACGACGCGTCGCAAGCATCCGCGTCGTCGAGCGCTGTGGACATACTCGCGCTGCACGAAGCGCTCGAGAAGCTTGCGACGCTCGACCCCGGCCAGGCGCGGGTCGTGGAGCTTCGCTATTTCACGGGTCTCAACATCGATGAGACGGCCGAGGCGCTCGGGATTTCTCCGGCTACTGTCAAACGCGAGTGGGCAGTTGCGCGCGCCTGGCTCCGGCGGGAACTGAGCGACACGTGA
- a CDS encoding GMC family oxidoreductase, with product MSWDAIVIGSGFGGALSALPLVQAGQRVLMIERGGWVGRGPDNWGKSGAGLLTPHHTSDAAFRVSGAHRNYRASAWNCVGGQSVFYGAASYRFRESDFQHNTDVVGDSGAEWPFRYEVLEPFYARAEMLLGVGGQAGCEPGEPKRSTPFPQPPPPLSRSARRIAEAATRLGFTPSRIPLAISYAASGNRRGCTMCGTCDGYACAAESKNDLATGVIPDLLRQGMTLRANTVCVRLTAQTGRVTGVECVNRVTGERETFRARRVLLAAGTLATPHLLLASDLARVNPAADAVGRYLTRHRNAVVLGAFARRPNPTAEFDKQIAILDLYESAGSIQQLTPPTGLVKAYLPPALRTPAAIFTSHALGLLVIAEDQPRANNAVSVDWGSIDRYGLPGLRVRHAYSERDERLAGTLVEQARAVLREAGALFTIVHGIRTFSHALGTVRMGDDSRASPLDVWGRYRGLDNLFVVDGSALPRSAGLNPSLTIAANALRVGSHLAGTAVSQSGGAVRARRIQRYLPTMSIR from the coding sequence ATGAGCTGGGACGCAATCGTGATCGGCAGCGGCTTCGGCGGCGCGTTATCTGCGCTTCCGCTCGTGCAGGCTGGCCAGCGCGTTCTGATGATCGAGCGCGGCGGCTGGGTGGGACGCGGGCCGGACAACTGGGGAAAATCCGGAGCGGGACTGCTTACACCGCACCACACGAGCGACGCCGCGTTTCGGGTCTCGGGAGCCCACAGAAATTATCGCGCCAGCGCATGGAACTGCGTCGGAGGCCAGTCGGTCTTCTACGGAGCTGCTTCGTACCGTTTCCGCGAGAGTGATTTCCAGCACAACACGGACGTCGTCGGGGATTCCGGCGCGGAGTGGCCGTTCCGGTACGAAGTTCTCGAGCCTTTTTATGCTCGCGCCGAAATGCTGCTTGGCGTTGGGGGGCAGGCCGGATGCGAGCCTGGCGAGCCGAAGCGCAGCACTCCCTTCCCTCAGCCACCACCGCCGCTGTCCCGTTCAGCCCGCCGCATCGCCGAGGCCGCAACGCGCCTGGGGTTCACTCCATCGCGGATTCCCCTCGCCATCTCGTACGCCGCGAGCGGCAACCGCCGCGGATGCACGATGTGCGGCACGTGCGACGGCTATGCCTGCGCGGCAGAGTCGAAGAACGACCTCGCAACGGGAGTCATTCCCGACCTGCTGCGCCAAGGCATGACCCTCCGTGCCAACACGGTCTGTGTTCGACTGACGGCGCAGACTGGACGCGTGACCGGGGTGGAATGCGTCAACCGTGTCACGGGCGAGCGAGAGACGTTCCGTGCAAGGAGGGTGCTGCTGGCGGCCGGAACGCTCGCCACACCGCATCTCCTGCTTGCGTCGGATCTGGCGCGCGTCAATCCTGCCGCCGACGCCGTCGGCCGATATCTCACCCGGCATCGCAACGCGGTTGTGCTCGGCGCCTTCGCGCGCCGGCCCAATCCGACTGCGGAGTTCGATAAGCAGATCGCGATACTCGATCTGTACGAGAGCGCGGGAAGCATCCAGCAGCTCACGCCTCCGACGGGTCTCGTGAAGGCATACCTGCCGCCCGCGTTGCGTACTCCCGCAGCAATATTCACCTCGCACGCGCTCGGCCTTCTCGTCATCGCCGAGGACCAGCCGCGCGCGAACAACGCAGTATCGGTCGACTGGGGTTCCATCGACCGCTACGGTCTTCCCGGGCTTCGTGTTCGGCATGCCTACAGCGAGCGGGATGAGCGGCTCGCGGGAACCCTCGTCGAGCAGGCTCGGGCCGTGCTCCGCGAGGCCGGCGCATTATTCACGATCGTGCATGGCATCCGGACATTCTCCCACGCGCTCGGAACCGTGCGCATGGGCGATGATTCGCGCGCTTCGCCGCTCGATGTGTGGGGACGCTACCGCGGTCTCGACAACCTGTTCGTGGTGGATGGAAGCGCTCTCCCGAGATCGGCCGGCCTCAATCCCAGCTTGACGATAGCCGCCAACGCGTTGCGCGTCGGCTCGCATCTGGCGGGCACCGCGGTTTCCCAATCCGGCGGGGCGGTGCGTGCACGCCGCATTCAGCGTTACCTCCCAACCATGAGCATACGATGA
- a CDS encoding Gfo/Idh/MocA family oxidoreductase produces the protein MLLLGCGAAAKMHSRVLRRIGGVVLSYASRDGGRAAALCGMFDGRRAFGSYEGALSDDSVDVVLVATPTVSHRDLALVALEAGRHVIVEKPAFMSARDADIVRDSASAAGKRVMVAENYFYKPIAGYLRRVIRSGELGEIRFVTLDATKWQKVAGWRADPALSGGGALFEGGVHWISFASNIGLDVVGIEAIRTGGAPGCDRSSLVVLRYAGGAVGTLVHSWEIAAPLGHLRRSKVQGTGGSVTFESNGLARFTSGRSPSLGLPALRDPFGYRAMMKDFLGAVRDDREPQFTLSMARRDLDLLEQAERSMDGACEWRRQSTVQFATATAD, from the coding sequence GTGCTGCTGCTGGGATGTGGAGCGGCTGCGAAAATGCACAGCCGCGTTTTGCGCCGTATTGGAGGCGTAGTCCTGTCATACGCCAGTCGGGACGGAGGGCGCGCGGCCGCACTGTGCGGGATGTTCGATGGCCGCCGGGCGTTCGGATCGTACGAGGGCGCTCTGAGCGATGACTCTGTGGATGTCGTGCTCGTTGCGACACCGACGGTCTCGCATCGCGACCTCGCACTTGTCGCTCTCGAGGCCGGCCGGCACGTCATCGTCGAGAAGCCCGCTTTCATGTCGGCACGGGACGCTGACATCGTTCGTGATTCAGCGTCCGCGGCGGGAAAGAGAGTGATGGTGGCCGAGAACTACTTCTACAAGCCGATCGCAGGTTACCTGCGGCGAGTGATCCGCTCCGGAGAGCTCGGCGAGATCAGATTCGTCACACTGGATGCAACCAAATGGCAGAAGGTGGCCGGATGGCGCGCAGATCCCGCCCTCAGCGGCGGCGGCGCGTTGTTCGAGGGTGGTGTGCACTGGATAAGCTTCGCGTCGAACATCGGTCTTGACGTCGTCGGTATAGAGGCGATACGGACTGGCGGTGCACCCGGCTGCGACCGCAGCTCACTCGTGGTTCTCCGCTACGCCGGCGGCGCCGTGGGAACGCTCGTGCACTCGTGGGAGATCGCTGCCCCGCTCGGACATCTTCGCCGCTCAAAGGTTCAGGGGACCGGCGGTTCGGTGACATTCGAGTCGAACGGACTCGCGCGATTTACGTCGGGGCGAAGTCCGTCGCTTGGCCTCCCCGCACTGCGCGATCCATTCGGATACCGCGCGATGATGAAAGATTTTCTCGGAGCGGTGCGGGATGACCGGGAGCCACAGTTCACCCTGTCAATGGCGCGCCGCGATCTCGACCTGCTCGAGCAGGCGGAGCGCTCGATGGATGGTGCATGCGAGTGGCGCCGCCAGAGCACTGTTCAGTTCGCCACGGCCACCGCGGATTAG
- a CDS encoding AI-2E family transporter, with amino-acid sequence MPYSTSKSSSLSRLLLTAASAVVVLAGMRAAAPIIGPVLLALVITIAWSPGSEWLRKRGWHPSAAALTGILLGVIVLALFVALVWSSLVQLQDNLPGYQPRIEAIQQLIRDKLSDLPIESSRLFSGEVLRPSSIVGYALRLIRNLTQTAGTLILLVLLMAFMMLEAVRYPEKLRSALSSSPQALERFAHFGENIRSYVSLNAMFGLIVAVINTILLLALGVDYAILWGVMSFLLSFVPNIGFAIALTPPALLALVQYGFGRSIAVIASYVVVNTLVDNVIKPRFVGHTLDLAPIVVVVSLFFWGWVLGPLGALLAVPLSIALKFFFESFDESRWLATLMSDAGPRPVVVHLGPRNGDAE; translated from the coding sequence GTGCCGTATTCGACAAGCAAGTCCTCATCACTTAGCCGCCTTCTTCTCACTGCGGCAAGCGCGGTCGTGGTACTCGCGGGAATGCGCGCTGCCGCGCCGATCATCGGGCCCGTGCTTCTCGCCCTCGTCATCACGATCGCCTGGAGCCCGGGCTCGGAGTGGCTGCGCAAGCGCGGATGGCACCCCAGCGCGGCCGCGCTCACCGGCATTCTGCTCGGCGTGATCGTGCTGGCGCTGTTCGTCGCGCTGGTGTGGTCGTCGCTGGTGCAGCTCCAGGACAACCTGCCGGGATATCAGCCGCGCATCGAGGCGATCCAGCAGTTGATCCGCGACAAGCTGTCGGATCTGCCGATTGAAAGCTCGCGTCTTTTCTCCGGCGAGGTACTGCGGCCGAGCAGCATCGTCGGATACGCGCTCCGGCTGATCCGGAATCTCACCCAGACTGCGGGAACTCTCATTCTCCTCGTGCTGCTGATGGCGTTCATGATGCTCGAGGCCGTGCGGTATCCGGAGAAGCTGAGGTCCGCGCTGTCGTCGTCGCCCCAGGCGCTGGAGCGATTCGCGCACTTCGGCGAGAATATCCGCAGTTATGTCAGTCTCAACGCGATGTTCGGACTGATCGTCGCGGTGATCAATACCATCCTGTTACTCGCGCTCGGCGTTGACTACGCGATTCTGTGGGGAGTCATGTCGTTCCTGCTGAGCTTCGTGCCCAACATCGGATTCGCGATCGCCCTCACGCCGCCAGCGCTGCTGGCGCTGGTGCAGTACGGTTTCGGGCGCTCCATCGCCGTGATCGCCAGCTACGTGGTGGTGAATACCCTCGTGGACAACGTTATCAAGCCAAGATTCGTAGGACATACACTGGACCTGGCGCCGATCGTGGTGGTGGTGTCGCTGTTCTTCTGGGGATGGGTTCTCGGTCCTCTCGGGGCGTTGCTGGCGGTGCCGCTTTCGATTGCATTGAAGTTCTTTTTCGAAAGCTTCGACGAGTCGCGGTGGCTGGCGACGCTGATGAGCGACGCCGGCCCCAGACCGGTAGTCGTGCATCTGGGACCGCGCAACGGAGACGCCGAGTGA
- a CDS encoding ATP-binding protein produces the protein MLPQLRRAFWLGALALISIGLTVTLVYWVNQRSVAALLEILSLLGILAWLSRRTLRQAKQLEATRAIADSAKSEHEEAQSLLDFCLNSSPVGFALHDRSMRFVRINEAGAAMSGLPAASHVGKTLEEVMPSDFVDAIEPILRRVLATGEAVPNIPIASTNLVDPMRERHYLASFFPVELSRGSTGVGSVILETTQYRQLEEQLLQARKMEAVGRLAGGVAHDFNNILTAIKSYSELLLADAEPGSQQSDDLLEITRAADRASALTRQLLAFSRQQQVLQPRLVNLNATVDGMRNMLKRLLFESVRINIRLARDLWMVTADPAELERVIMNFVLNARDAMPDGGQLILETSNVEIDEEYASSHAYTTPGPYVMLAVTDTGAGMSKEVRERLFEPFFTTKEKGKGTGLGLASVYGIIKQSGGFVRVDSEPERGTTFKVYIPRAEEAREGEGTDDSAAQPPRGQRDNSGRPGRRGGAQRRDADSQAERIAGPRGDP, from the coding sequence ATGCTCCCCCAGCTGCGCCGCGCCTTCTGGCTCGGCGCGCTCGCTTTGATTTCCATCGGACTGACAGTCACGCTGGTCTACTGGGTCAATCAGCGGAGCGTAGCCGCTCTTCTCGAGATACTGTCGCTGCTGGGGATCCTGGCATGGCTCAGCCGGCGCACGCTTCGACAGGCGAAGCAGCTCGAAGCGACACGGGCGATCGCCGACAGCGCGAAGTCAGAACACGAGGAAGCCCAGTCGCTGCTGGATTTCTGCCTCAACAGCTCACCCGTCGGCTTCGCGCTGCACGACCGGAGCATGCGTTTCGTGCGCATCAACGAGGCGGGCGCGGCGATGAGCGGGCTGCCCGCCGCGTCGCATGTCGGGAAGACGCTGGAAGAGGTGATGCCCTCCGATTTCGTGGACGCTATCGAGCCGATCCTGCGCCGCGTCCTCGCCACGGGCGAAGCGGTCCCGAACATTCCGATCGCCAGCACGAATCTGGTGGATCCGATGCGCGAGCGGCATTATCTCGCGAGCTTCTTTCCGGTAGAGCTTTCCCGCGGGAGCACCGGAGTGGGCTCGGTGATCCTCGAGACGACGCAGTACCGCCAGCTCGAGGAGCAGCTGCTTCAGGCGCGGAAGATGGAAGCGGTAGGGCGCCTGGCCGGCGGAGTGGCGCACGACTTCAACAACATACTGACGGCGATCAAGAGCTACAGCGAGCTGCTGCTCGCCGATGCCGAGCCGGGAAGCCAGCAGAGCGACGATCTGCTCGAGATCACGCGCGCGGCGGACCGCGCCTCGGCGTTGACCAGGCAGCTTCTTGCGTTCAGCAGGCAACAACAGGTGCTTCAGCCGCGGCTGGTGAATCTGAATGCCACCGTGGATGGCATGCGCAACATGCTGAAGCGGCTGCTGTTCGAAAGCGTGCGCATCAACATCCGACTGGCGCGCGATTTGTGGATGGTGACCGCCGATCCGGCGGAGCTCGAGCGCGTCATCATGAATTTCGTTCTCAATGCGCGCGACGCGATGCCCGACGGCGGGCAGCTCATTCTCGAGACGTCGAACGTCGAGATTGACGAAGAGTACGCCAGCTCTCACGCCTATACCACACCTGGACCATACGTCATGCTTGCGGTCACGGACACGGGCGCGGGAATGAGCAAGGAAGTGAGGGAGCGGCTGTTCGAGCCGTTCTTCACGACCAAGGAAAAGGGGAAGGGCACGGGGCTCGGCCTCGCCAGCGTTTACGGAATCATCAAGCAGTCGGGCGGATTCGTCCGGGTGGACAGCGAGCCGGAGCGGGGAACGACGTTCAAGGTATATATTCCCCGCGCGGAGGAAGCTAGAGAAGGCGAAGGAACGGATGACTCCGCGGCGCAACCGCCGCGTGGGCAAAGAGACAATTCTGGTCGTCCAGGACGACGAGGAGGTGCGCAACGTCGCGACGCGGATTCTCAGGCGGAACGGATAGCGGGTCCTCGAGGCGATCCCTGA
- a CDS encoding peptide ABC transporter substrate-binding protein has translation MPFGLLLIGLAALLLSGCRESTRGTGHSDTGGTIVIATSSEPDALFPPAAMSMEARQATELIYEYLADVGVSMNTIGDRGFVPELASRWTWANDSMSIAFTIHQNAKWQDGRRVSADDVAFTYGIYSDSTFAFAGAEDLADIDSVTVRDSATAVFWFAKRTPHQFFDAAARMLILPRHILGAIPRDSLRTVTARMTPVGSGRFRLGGWNRGTSFELDAVADHYRGRANPDRIIWTIAPEYQTAVTRLLGGQADVFAALRPETIAELGGKSRFNVVSLPGMDYVFMQLNLRDASGRDAPHPLFASRDLRRALTMAVDRRAMVKNLFDTLATVSIGPAVRAFPTTDTTLAQIPFDPAAAGRLLDSLGWRRPANGGIRMRDGRRLAFTVIVPSSSMSRTRLAVLMQEQLRQVGAEMNIDQMDYAAFSDLLSGRRFDAALAAWHLGSSPAAVRDTWTSAAAKKGGLNYGGYRNPAFDNLVDSALEADRIADTRRYFKQANQMIVDDAPAIWLYEPRTVLAIEKRVRITPMRPNAWWLDIANWMIPAAERIPRDRSQAAGQSSRKP, from the coding sequence ATGCCATTTGGCTTGCTCCTGATCGGCCTGGCTGCGCTGCTTCTCAGTGGCTGCAGGGAATCCACCCGGGGAACCGGACACTCCGATACCGGCGGAACGATCGTGATCGCGACGAGCTCCGAGCCGGACGCGCTCTTCCCTCCAGCGGCGATGAGCATGGAAGCGCGTCAGGCGACGGAGCTCATCTATGAGTATCTGGCCGACGTCGGTGTCTCGATGAACACCATCGGCGACCGTGGCTTCGTTCCGGAGCTTGCTTCTCGATGGACTTGGGCGAACGACTCCATGTCCATCGCGTTCACCATTCATCAGAACGCGAAGTGGCAGGACGGCCGCCGCGTCTCCGCGGACGACGTCGCGTTCACATACGGCATCTACAGCGACTCGACGTTCGCGTTCGCCGGAGCGGAAGACCTTGCGGACATAGACTCCGTGACAGTCCGCGACTCGGCCACCGCGGTCTTCTGGTTCGCGAAGCGCACTCCGCACCAGTTCTTCGATGCGGCGGCGCGAATGCTGATCCTGCCGCGCCACATACTCGGCGCGATCCCGCGCGATTCGCTGCGCACGGTCACGGCGCGCATGACTCCGGTTGGCAGCGGACGCTTCCGGCTCGGCGGATGGAACAGAGGCACGTCATTCGAGCTGGATGCGGTCGCCGATCACTACCGTGGTCGCGCAAATCCGGACCGCATCATCTGGACGATCGCGCCGGAATACCAGACCGCGGTCACGCGTCTGCTCGGCGGCCAGGCAGACGTATTCGCGGCACTCCGCCCCGAGACTATCGCCGAGCTCGGGGGCAAGAGCAGGTTCAACGTCGTGTCGCTGCCGGGAATGGACTACGTGTTCATGCAGCTCAACCTGCGCGACGCATCCGGACGCGACGCGCCGCATCCGTTGTTCGCATCGCGCGACCTCCGGCGCGCCCTCACGATGGCCGTGGATCGCCGGGCGATGGTAAAGAATCTTTTCGACACTCTGGCGACCGTCAGCATCGGACCGGCGGTCCGCGCATTCCCGACGACCGACACAACTCTCGCGCAGATCCCGTTCGATCCCGCCGCCGCCGGTCGCCTGCTCGATTCACTCGGATGGCGGCGCCCGGCCAACGGCGGCATCCGGATGCGCGACGGAAGACGGCTCGCATTCACCGTGATCGTGCCCTCGTCAAGCATGTCGCGAACGCGCCTCGCCGTGCTGATGCAGGAGCAGCTTCGGCAGGTGGGCGCCGAGATGAACATTGACCAGATGGATTACGCCGCGTTCTCGGACCTGCTCAGTGGCCGGCGCTTCGACGCTGCGCTCGCCGCGTGGCATCTGGGATCGAGTCCCGCCGCCGTCCGGGATACCTGGACCAGCGCCGCCGCGAAAAAGGGAGGGCTCAACTACGGCGGCTATCGCAATCCGGCCTTCGACAACCTGGTGGACAGCGCGCTTGAAGCGGACCGGATCGCCGACACGCGGCGCTACTTCAAGCAGGCGAATCAGATGATCGTGGATGATGCCCCCGCGATCTGGCTGTACGAGCCACGGACCGTCCTGGCGATCGAAAAACGCGTCCGCATCACGCCGATGCGCCCCAATGCCTGGTGGCTGGACATCGCAAACTGGATGATCCCGGCCGCTGAGAGAATCCCGCGTGACAGGTCCCAGGCCGCCGGTCAGAGCTCAAGGAAGCCTTGA
- a CDS encoding AraC family transcriptional regulator yields MSIAVFLPPQLLAHVRHVFASEPDFIVANSWDNLDIIIRRDPVTVVILDPSADGVMNTDAVAGLLNRYPSLPLVAYVMLSPKSFGAIAQLSRRGLEHVVLHRFDDSRERLQQTIARVKTNPPTKRFVAALAPSLRLVPLPLARAVHDMFDKPHIYGSVLDLAMVAGVPAISVYRHFDIARLASPKKMLVASRLLRGVTYLRDPGYSVREVALKLGYRHPRIFTAHVIEVFEMTPTRLRTRLTEDDAMASLMRWLDFQESPGAAAGRWAR; encoded by the coding sequence TTGAGCATTGCGGTGTTTCTCCCGCCGCAGCTACTGGCGCATGTCAGGCATGTGTTCGCGAGCGAGCCTGATTTCATCGTCGCGAACTCGTGGGACAACCTCGATATCATAATTCGGCGGGATCCGGTCACTGTCGTGATCCTGGATCCGTCCGCCGATGGCGTGATGAATACCGACGCCGTTGCCGGCCTCCTCAACCGCTACCCGTCGCTTCCGCTCGTGGCGTACGTGATGCTGAGCCCGAAGTCGTTCGGCGCCATCGCGCAGCTTTCGCGGCGGGGGCTGGAGCACGTCGTGCTGCATCGGTTCGACGACTCGAGGGAGCGTCTGCAGCAGACCATTGCACGAGTAAAAACAAACCCGCCGACGAAGCGGTTTGTGGCGGCGCTCGCGCCGTCGTTGCGTCTCGTGCCGCTGCCGCTCGCCCGCGCCGTGCACGACATGTTCGACAAGCCGCACATCTACGGCAGCGTGCTGGACCTGGCGATGGTGGCGGGAGTTCCGGCGATTAGCGTGTACCGGCACTTCGACATCGCCCGCCTGGCGTCACCGAAGAAGATGCTCGTCGCGTCGAGACTGCTGCGCGGCGTGACGTATCTCCGCGATCCCGGGTATTCCGTGCGCGAAGTAGCGTTGAAGCTCGGCTACCGTCACCCGCGGATCTTCACCGCGCACGTCATCGAGGTATTCGAGATGACTCCGACGCGCCTCCGCACGCGACTGACCGAAGACGACGCGATGGCGTCGCTGATGCGATGGCTCGATTTTCAGGAGAGCCCCGGCGCTGCTGCCGGTCGGTGGGCGAGATGA
- a CDS encoding sulfite exporter TauE/SafE family protein yields the protein MPLVFIVIGFLAGILSGIFGIGGGVVIVPALILLAGLAPITATGTSLAALLLPVGALGAWEYYRRGHLNIGAALWVALGLLVGAWLGAKLAHQLSPVQLRRGFAIFLVLVAAKVWWS from the coding sequence GTGCCACTGGTTTTCATCGTCATTGGATTTCTCGCTGGCATACTCTCCGGCATCTTCGGGATCGGCGGCGGAGTGGTAATCGTGCCGGCGCTGATTCTGCTGGCCGGTCTCGCCCCGATCACCGCTACGGGTACGTCCCTCGCCGCGCTGCTACTTCCCGTTGGCGCGCTGGGCGCATGGGAATACTACAGACGTGGCCACCTCAACATCGGTGCCGCGCTGTGGGTCGCCCTCGGATTGCTCGTCGGTGCGTGGCTGGGCGCGAAACTGGCACACCAGCTCTCGCCCGTTCAGCTCCGGCGCGGGTTCGCGATCTTCCTCGTGCTGGTGGCGGCGAAGGTGTGGTGGAGCTGA
- a CDS encoding DUF2784 domain-containing protein: MRWRMLARAVAAVHIGYVLFVVLGSLLVLLWPSLLWVHLAAIAWAGATMIFDLGCALTPWEKRFWRRGGREPYEEGFLQHHVLRTRFDPASSRRNHILLGLFAVLLNVVIYALILRAA; encoded by the coding sequence GTGAGATGGCGGATGCTCGCGCGCGCGGTCGCCGCGGTCCACATCGGCTACGTGCTGTTCGTGGTGCTCGGCAGTCTGCTCGTACTGCTCTGGCCGTCGCTCCTGTGGGTGCATCTCGCGGCGATCGCGTGGGCGGGCGCGACGATGATATTCGACCTCGGCTGTGCCCTCACCCCATGGGAGAAACGGTTCTGGAGACGCGGCGGGCGTGAGCCGTATGAGGAAGGGTTTCTCCAGCACCACGTGCTACGCACGAGATTCGATCCGGCCAGCTCGCGCCGCAACCACATCCTGCTGGGCCTGTTTGCCGTTCTGCTCAACGTCGTCATCTACGCTCTGATTCTGAGAGCCGCCTGA